ACCCGGAGGAGCCGCAAAAATAGAACCAGGGTATCCTTTCTACGATGCCTTTACGACCATAGTCAGATTATCAGAGAAGGTGAGTTtataaaattcgccaaaatagAAACTACCTACGTGGCTCGAAATTCAATTATTATGTCCCATATTTACGCAGATGAACCAAAGAGGAATATATTTCCCAATAATGACAGTATGTTTGGGATTTGAAGCAATGGTGACGTTATACAATGGCCATAAAGATTTACAAACACGTTGCAACgtaattcgtgaaaattatcCGCTCAAATTTGAACCTAAATTCACCGAAAGTTTATTATTCTCTCGAATTGATCACCAAACAtatatcaatttgaaatattttcctacGACAGTAAATATGcattagtaagtaattttaaataCACAAATAGGTAAGCAACTCATTCAATCGAACACACCACAATGAATaacccaattttcaaattttgtttagcTGGTGCACAACTCAACGTAACTTTACACGGTCGCATTTagataaaacttggaaaattacaTCAACCAGTGTCAATTCGAGAGGATTGAAGTTCATAGCCACCATTGAACACAGAACGTATCCCTTCACTGCAATTCAATTTCACCCAGAAAGAGCCATATTTGAATGGGATGATACGTTGAACATAGTCCACCACTCAACTGCTGTGCAAGCAAATAGGTATTTCTACGATGCACTAGTGGAGCTATCTAAATTGAATAGTAATAAATTCAGGACTGAAAAGGAGGAAAGAGATGCTCTCATTTATAACTACAAACCAGAGTATCCGGACTCTAAACCATCGGTTTTCACTCAAATTTACGTCTTTGACTGATTTATTCCTAATAAAATGTACCTGCATGTATATTATTGCATACTACCTAAACCTACTTGACAAGTGTGTAAATCtagataattattttcaatctaCCTACGTGTTGTCGTGTATTAATAAAGCAttacaaatcgaaaaaaaaaacaatgaattttgaccaaattcagtgcgGAAACCTTCATTCTGAgtcactcagaattttttttagctacaGTGGTACCCCTGGAGGGAAGATATGTACCCTCAAAGAAGGAACCAGGGCTCgcaggtacctactcatttttttcagaaaaaaaaaataacttaagTACTTAACCAAAGATGTGCAGACAAAACTTAAGCAAAagattttaatataaaaaaaaatgaccaaaaacagttaggtacctaccttcagtcattttaattttgaaaggttAAATTATTTTGCAAGTTTCTAGTCAAAAAACGAGCCTTTTGACAGTTTAGGCAacagggaaaatttttttgcaatttaaggAAAAAGAAATTGGCAAAACTgagacagaaaatttttgcaaaaggagtggctttttggcaatttctgtctaaaaagtgaaacttttgcaacgtttaagaaaaaagtgagattttttgaaattttttagcaattttgttaaaaagcgagtatttttttcaatttttagcaaaaaaacaaaactttgataattttggtaaaaaaatggtacttttttggcaattattgacaacaaatttttctcgcaatttttgtcgaaaaagtgatactttgatacttttttagcaatttttgaaaaaacaagaattttttggcagacgcaagactttgacaaattTCAGTAATAAGTAAGACTTTATGggaatattggcaaaaaagaaaaacttctgagcgatttttgaaaagcagTGAGACTTCTGCCAAAAGTGGTgaaattgtgttatcactgtcATCAGTCAGTGCGTGTTCATCAATGACCACTTTTGGCAACTTTAATCTTCAAGAACTTATGAACGATAATCGGTAGAGCTTTGGGTAAAGAACCATTTCAAAGAAGATAAAATTGAATCGGTGAGTGCAGAAAGGGAACAAGTCCATTTttgcacttttcaggaataacaaaaaactgatttatttgaaaatcaaaaattgttggtaaacatgcttaaggtcattgaaagaggaccccaagacacaatttttagcactgtttagaaaaaaaaatattcacgtgcgccggcgctgttgctgcctaaacaaatgggacttagaccctttctgcacccaatcgacaaaattttttttgaaattgctcgggcacgaatctcgtttaaattgaccaaaaacccctcgagttctaagactttttgccaaagttgttaattttttcatcatttttcagttcagagattaacttaaatttcaaaaaatggtcttctcaaaaatgttagttatgtttcaaggaatttaaaaaaatttacaaaaaagtcataaatgcggatgcGCCCTTTATcggcgcccaaataccactttcccggcagatttgcggaaatctgacatcaccagtcgatccgccgccgtactttgaaacccctatatccgtgaaaaaaaaaatttccaaaaatgtgacttgttccctttctgcactcaccgattcaattacaaacatttttctttCGCATATACTATATTTTTGACCCTTCGAATCGATTAAAATCAGCGtttcaagcagttctggagccttaagtagatttttgaacgttgaaatttccacaacattttacagctatgaaatgaaattgcaaagctaaaatttactttcatGGCCTAATTtagtcaactttttcattttggagagcaaaagttttgaaacataCGTAAGTCGAAGAGaagaaaatttggtttttacatcttcaacattttcaaatgctaaacatttttgaagtgAACTTACCATAATtaggaaaatttgatgaaaaacattCCGTCAAAAAAAAGCCACGTTTCACAACATCAAGTGATTGCGTAAaacattatacatatgtactataaATTAATCAAATCCAAATGGTATAAACTCGAAACGAAGACTGAAGAAAGAGTTACACTTAATAATGTTTGTAACCCTTACTCAGAGGATTTTTCCACAGAAAAATGGTACTTATTAGTAGCTTTTATGAAGTATTTTTCCTGTGATTAAGACTACGAAGTGGAAAACAAATTAATAATGTACTCATGTTCAAAACAGACAAATGTGTTGGTATAGGTAAATACGAGTAGCTACACGGTGTTCAGTGTTCAATCAATAATAAAATCATCTACACTCGtagtaggtattgtttttttccactttaaTTGATTTACGAAAACATGGAAGAATTTCATAAATGAGATTTTCAAGTGATTAAATAAACTTATTATTCATATTAAAAGTTAAGTGTGTCCGAAAAACACTTCAAAAGCTCGATGGAGTTTTATAAAAGATACCAATAATAAGAATTAGCTCCCATACATGACTTGGCATGATACTGGgaaacacttcaaaattttcggtCAAGGAATTTGGCACATTGTTTTATAGTGAACCTTTCTTTCAATCATAAACTTTTCAAGATCGCGAAAGAagttattacaatttttcatcacaatttaAAATTCGTTTGCACTTGATTTCCAAGTAACGTGGATCGATTAAATATTATGTCCATAATCAAcatgaaattgataattttccaaattttggtaTTACTAAAATGTACTTCAGTTTACTGCACCACAAGACCAATCATTGGTAAGTGAAAACCAAACCCTGATAAGTACCACGTGTATTTCTACTTTTATTtacattcaataaaaatatgtttttgtttCACAGGAATAATGGCCCAAGAATTTGCCGAATACAGAGCAGGAGGATCAATCAATCCTGTTGGAAGTTCTTATATAGCAGCATCTTATGTTAAGGCGATAGAAAGCTCGGGAGCAAGAGTCGTTCCAATTCTCACCAATCAATCTTATCATTACTACGAgtacgaatattttcaaacaataaatCAAGATTTCATTTACGATAATTTGGAAATTAAGTACGAAAAATTTCTTTCAGACGTATCCTACACTCGATAAATGGAGTAGTGGCACCAGGAGGGTCCAATGAAATTCAACCTGGATGTCCATATTACGACACCTTTGTGACTATCATCAAAATAGCTGAACAGGTCAGTCTCATATCTTCACGaaatttcttcataaaattACCTCTACGTATATTAAATCGTCATATTTCTTTGCTGCAGATGAACAATAAAGGAATTTATTTTCCGATAATGGGCATGTGCTGGGGATTCGAGGCATTATTCACAATATACAACAACCATAAACTTCTACAAACATCCTGCGACGCTTATCATCAAAATTATGCCCTCCACTTCGAGCCTAAATTCACTcaaagtttattattttccaATATCGATCACCAGACATACGTTCGTTTGAAATACTTTCCAATAACTGCTCACGCTCACGAGTACGTAGTATCTACAACTCGACAAAAATCTCAACTTCATAAACATCTGCAggtaaaataaatcaataattttaataaaatggtCACGCTTTTCAGTTGGTGCACAACTCAACGTAACTTCACCAATTCACGTCTGTCGAAATACTGGAAAGTCACTTCAACCAGTGTCACTTCTCGAGGACTAAAATTCATATCAAGCGCTGaacacaaaaaatatccttttaTCGCCCTTCAATTCCATCCGGAAAAGCCAACATTTGAATGGGAGGAATGGTTGAACTTGCCTCACAATCACGTCGTTGTTCAAGCCAATCGCCATTTCTACGACGTGCTGGTGAAACTCGCTAAACTCAACAATAACAAGTTCAGAACTGAAAAGGAAGAAAAAGATGCTCTGATTTATAATTATAGGCCGTTTTATCCAGTCACCAAACCTGCAATCTTTACTCAGGTGTACATcttcaattaggtaggtacctacctaatatgtaATTATGTACTTCAGAATATGTTTACTCTTATTTAATCTCTATATCGACTGAATCTGTGTATTTTCTGTctattattattaggtatcgatagataggtacatagtaTTTAtgagttgacaaaaaaacagtAACTGTTATTTTGAGAAAGATAagtcatttaaattttaaccaattttctgaagaagttgaatattttggtaaatttatcaTTGAAAAACAGGAAAAACTCAATAACAAGAGTATGAGTAACTATTCAGAGACTTAACGACCAACATTTCCTATCGAgtatcatattttcagaatgaaatcaaataatgctcaaaatatttttaaaaagaccgaaaataacattttgcatattttttatcTCTTGTCTGGTCAACTCCCTAAATTACCTTCTTGCCCCAATATTCGAGAAACCTCAGATTTACCTCTTTGACTGATTTATTCCTAATAGAATGTACCTGCATGTATTGTGTACCTAAATCTATCTGACATGTGTGATGTGTGTAAATctagatgaatatttttaatgtgcTTATGTCGTGTATTAATAAAGCATACCTAATACCCTTTagtgcgaaaattttcattgtgagTTGAGAATcactcagatttttttttagatctggTGGTACCCCTGGAGAGAAGATATGGACTCTCAAAGAAAGGACCCGGgcttgtaggtacctagtacctacctactcattttttttttcagaaaaaaataattttagttaCCTACCacagaaacttgaaaaagtaggtaaccaATAAATGTGCAGACAAAACATAATCAAAAGATTTTAATGTACAAAAAACGCCCAAAATACAGTtattcatccaattttttttcgtaatttctggcaaaataagAACAAAACTGAGacagacaatttttgaaaaaggagtagctttttggacatttctaccaaaaatggcatagaaatcgaaattttttcaaattttactttttaatgtgtggtaaaatcaattattttgatagcacttcactgaaaaaaatatcttaaGAATGATAATAGTCTATCTTTGATATGACATGAACATTGACATTTTAAACGCACTAAAATTTATCATACGTAAGTATGAAAAACAAGCAAATAAGTTGGTGAAACAAGTAAAAGCGATAGAACAGGGTCTAAAATGAATTGTTGACATTTTGTGAAGCTAGTTTACAAATACATtcaatatacctaggtatactgGACATTTTCATTCAATGTGATCAACTACTGGGCAGTGATTAGGTATACTTACAATTAATACAAGTCTGATTATCTCATGAGTCATGTTCaacaaacgtttaaaaaattggttttcttATTTGAGTGGTGCTTCGAAACTCATTGTAGCGCCAGCTCGATAAGAAATCTACgatcatttaaataattattgcaatgttttatttttggatGTGAGTATTGCGAGTACATTATTTCAAAGCACATGACGCGGCGTATTTTCTTTATCAATTGACAGCCGCGATCAAGAGTTGGCCCTTCTATACCACTTACTAATCCTAAGAACGTAGTTATTAAGgtaatttttcgagcacttatggaatttttcaaggtgGGACGGGGGGGGaggtcaaaatttaaattcaagtttttatccaaatttttgtaaaaaaacgtttGCTTTTCTGATGTCTTCAAGCACCTTacgattttatttaaacaagtagaCGCCAAAAATCCGAGTATATAAcgtttcacttcaatttttcgttttattttctccttatcaattttaaaaatagatgaATATCATATTATGTtcgcttaaaatcaaatttactcaaattcttcaattttgattgtaaatatttcatattactGTTTGCTTCAAGGAAAAGGAAAATCAAatgggcccgagcaaagcgagagcaaaagctctcgaaaattagtattccaagaggcataaaaacgatagaattcgaataatttttttttttttttgaaaaagaaaagcaaaccgACCGAGCGAATAGAgtgcaaaagctctcgaaaatcagtatttcgagaggtaggtaggtataaaaaaacgatgattttttaataatacgaCTGAGTTGCTCATGAAAAGtttatcattttgtttcaaaagtttgaaattcgaataatgacttttttttggaaaaattcaaaatcgaaaaagtaaAGCGAACGGATTTGAGCAAAGCGAGGGTAAAAACGCTGGGAATACAGTTACCGAGGGgcataaaaacagttttttttttttttttaatataaatcgCGAAAACTCGGAGAAAATTAGGCTAATAAGTTGTGGTTAAAAGTGGGTTTTTTGGTTGCAGAATGTTTCAACGAACAACTTTCAAACAAGTATTTGTACATGTGTAAGTAAGTACTAGAGTGcaccttattttgcaaaattggaattttctacCTCTCCCCTTCCCTAAAGTTGTTACGTcgggtgagaaaaaaattctgaattttttatttcccctatctgtaaaaaaaagtggtgccaggcgctcccaagttgaaaaaaaatcaaaaataatgagaaaaagtcttattaatgaaaattttttatttctgcgtcagaatttttctaactAATcctctttttaagaaaaaaactttcCCCACCCCTCAATCCACATTGGCCTCCTAGTAAGAAGCcccccaaaattaaaaaattgcaaaaatgagaataaatcatgATTAgggaaattttgttgaaaatatctcatttagttctacataacccccttttcaagaaaaaaatctttgttggacccccaaatgatgttggctctcttgaataacccccccccccccggcccaCCAAATTTGTAAAACATATAATAAGATTATGTCTGTAGAaatatcttttgaaaatttttcatttatgggcagaatctttctgaataagcaccttttcaagaaaaacttttcCCAGGTCTCTCAAATCATGTTGGTTCCCAataaagcccctcaaagtcgacaaaaaaaatcagcaagaaaatgaaaaattcatatctgtataaattttttgaaaatgtttcgtttCTGAGCAGTGTACCtacttttagataaccactttttcaagaaaaataccaCCTGGTGCTCCAAATGATGTTAGTATCCTTTTATGAaacctccaaaattgaaaaatatcagaaaagatgaaaaattaatgcctgtatagtgtataggtacttacaaattatttgaaaatgtttcatctctgagcagaaTACTCTTTTAggtgattcttttttttaagaaaaaccttttctcagcccccccccctcctacaaTGTGAGGCCACCCATATAGAAgcctccaaaattgaaaatatttttaaaaaatggaggTAAAGATTCCTGTCATCCTCTGCGAGAAAAGTGGcaagtcatggatatgtttttcgCTTCAAATCCGAAAATTGAATCTTATTGATAGAGATTTTAAacgataaacgaaaaaaaaattcccaccaTAAATAATTGTgtatttcatttcgtttcaaGTTGATTATTAAGCTaaaaaaaacggtttgaaatatgCACTCCAAAAACTTCACTTTACCTACTTTTGTTGTGGTGCCTAAAGCACCGCCTTAAATAAGTACTATTCAGATTAGAAGTGAGGTgtgtctaaaaaaaaacactccaaaAGCTCGATGGAGttgtataaaaaatacatataaataaaaatcagcTCTCATACATGACCTGGCTTGATACTGGGCAacactcgaaaaattttcgGTCCAGAAATTTGGCACATTGTTTTATAGTGAACCTTTCTTTTAATCATAAACGTTTCAAGATTGTCAAAATCGCGAAATAagttattacaatttttcaccacaattcaaaatttttttgcaaattatttccAAGATTATTCGGTAACGTGGTTCGACAATGATCGACATGAAATTGTTAATTTTCCTTTTAGTATTACTAAAATGTAGTTCAGTTTACTGCACCACGAGACCAGTCATCGGTAAGTGAAATTGTGTATATTTTCTACTCTTATTAACAcccaataaaaataattatatttttgtttcataGGAATGATGGCTCAAGAATGGGCCAGATACAATCCAGGAGGCTCAATGGATCCTGCTGGAAAATTATTCATAGCAGCATCTTACGTTAAAGCGGTGGAAAGTTCGGGAGCAAGAATAGTTCCAATCTTCACCAATCAATCTTATCATTATTACGAGtacgaatatatttttcaaacattgaatcAAGGTTTAATATACGAGAATTTGGAAATTAGTACAATACGAAAAATTTCTTTCAGACGTATGCTATACTCGGTAAATGGATTAATGGTACCAGGAGGCTCCAATGAAATAGAACCCGGATGTCCATATTACGATGCTTTTGTGATTATCGTCAAAATAGCTAAAAAGGTCAGTCTcacatcgaaaaaatttcttcataaaattGCCTCTATATTAAATCGACGTATTTCTTTGGCGCAGATGAATGATGAAGGGATTTACTTCCCAATAATGGGCGTCTGCTGGGGATTGGAGGCATTTTTCACGATGGACAATAACCATACACTTTTACAAACCACCTGCGACGCTTATCATCAAAATTATGCCCTCCATTTCGAGCCTAATTTCAGGCAAAGTTTATTATATGCCGATATCGACTACAAGTCATACTCTCGTTTGAAATACTTTCCAGCAACTGCTCACGCTCACGAGTACGTACGATCTACAACTCGACAAAAAACTCAACTTCATATAACGCAGCAGGTAAAataaatcgataattttaataaaatgtccACGTTTTTCAGTTGGTGCACAACCAAACGTAACTTCACCAAGGCAGGTCTGTCAAAATACTGGAGAATTACTTCAACCTGTATCACTTCACGAGGACTGCAATTCATAGCAAGCGCTGaacacaaaaaatatccttttaTCGTTCTTCAATTTCATCCAGAAAAGCCAACGTTCGAATGGGAGGAATGGTGCAACTTGCCTCACAATCCCTCCGTTGTTCAAGCCAATCGCATTTTTTACGATGTGCTGGTGAAACTCGCTAAACTCAATTTTAACAAGTTCAGAACCAAAATCGAAGAGAGAGATGCTCTGATTTTCAATCACAATCCGTATTTTCCACTCACCGACCCTTCAGTCCATACTCAGGTGTACATTttcaactaggtaggtaggtacctatctaatatgTAGTCACATCGAGTCCCAATGTGGCACTTTTAATGGTAgatattgattaaaatttcagtttcgaaCTTCCAAGTCTAAGATAATTTTTCCACTGATAAGATTCAAAGATTATACTTGAACGATAATAGACAGCAGGCACTCGTGTTTCAACTACCATCCTACCATACCTTTATGTAGACAGTATAAACCACTTTTCACTCCAACGAGGTCATATTTTGTACTTGTTCGAATTTGTGAGCTGTGATCACGGTTacctaaaagaagaaaaaccaactttggaaaattatttcgaaaccTACACCTACAGAAGTGCTGAACGTGGTGAAATCAATTCTAGAAgaagatggtaaaaaattaatcctaTACttcctaaatttgaaaaaaattatatcggAACAGGTGCAATACATAAAATGTTAACTAACCTCAAGATACGTACAATCAAAGAAGTTAGTCACTTTGCTCTTTTTATCTAACAGtggtgtaaaatttttaaaaaattgttacgaCTCTCTCCTTctttatttacttacctacctacagacAAGTTAATCATTTATGAATCTAGTGACGATCAAATGCTACGTaaatcatcataaaaaaaatttcaaaactataattatttcaattacctacacgtaaaatgaaattttgaaatttttttcaaattaattgaaGATTTAGCAAGCATAAAATATCGTCAATGATTAAACAAAATGCACATTTAATTTCGGATCACCCTGTGTCACTGTAGTCAGTATTATTTAAGCACATTTTATTGATAAATACTCtaggttaattttttatttttgaaataaatgaaatgtATCTAAAAATAAGcattaaatgaataaattttcctaGAAAACAGCTTcaaaaagtactattttttttttaagatgatAGTCAAATATTGTGACGATGACTAaacaaattaggtaagtatactgAATTCAGTGAATTCCAAGAATGGCCACCTCGCTCGTacgaatttattaaaatgaagagACACTTTCGTTTGTAAGTAAAATATAATCCAATTAATACTCTTCACTCAAGATAAACTTTATCAAACAAGATTTAGACAATCCACTCACATGAAACCCACCTATTGTCTCGTATTAAGTACTTATTGCATGTACATATTTCGTAAAAGCACTCGTTGATTTGGAAATAAGCTACCAATATCAATTTACGAGGAcgccaaaatttatttaaattgcaTATACCTACTTGAGTCAACCATCAAGCAATTGAATGTGTTGGTACAGGCAGAGTCACCCACGGACTACATACAGgtagatattttaaaaagttatatttAAATAAGTGCTTTCTTCAATTAGATATGCGGTATCATCG
The sequence above is a segment of the Planococcus citri chromosome 3, ihPlaCitr1.1, whole genome shotgun sequence genome. Coding sequences within it:
- the LOC135841023 gene encoding gamma-glutamyl hydrolase-like, giving the protein MIDMKLLIFLLVLLKCSSVYCTTRPVIGMMAQEWARYNPGGSMDPAGKLFIAASYVKAVESSGARIVPIFTNQSYHYYERMLYSVNGLMVPGGSNEIEPGCPYYDAFVIIVKIAKKMNDEGIYFPIMGVCWGLEAFFTMDNNHTLLQTTCDAYHQNYALHFEPNFRQSLLYADIDYKSYSRLKYFPATAHAHDWCTTKRNFTKAGLSKYWRITSTCITSRGLQFIASAEHKKYPFIVLQFHPEKPTFEWEEWCNLPHNPSVVQANRIFYDVLVKLAKLNFNKFRTKIEERDALIFNHNPYFPLTDPSVHTQVYIFN
- the LOC135839742 gene encoding gamma-glutamyl hydrolase-like: MKDKIVLIFLVLLKCISVFGTSRPIIGVLAQEFGEYKAGSFITDKGSTYIAASYIKAVEASGARVVPIFVNRSPQYYERILNSLNGVLVPGGAAKIEPGYPFYDAFTTIVRLSEKMNQRGIYFPIMTVCLGFEAMVTLYNGHKDLQTRCNVIRENYPLKFEPKFTESLLFSRIDHQTYINLKYFPTTVNMHYWCTTQRNFTRSHLDKTWKITSTSVNSRGLKFIATIEHRTYPFTAIQFHPERAIFEWDDTLNIVHHSTAVQANRYFYDALVELSKLNSNKFRTEKEERDALIYNYKPEYPDSKPSVFTQIYVFD
- the LOC135840440 gene encoding gamma-glutamyl hydrolase A-like, encoding MSIINMKLIIFQILVLLKCTSVYCTTRPIIGIMAQEFAEYRAGGSINPVGSSYIAASYVKAIESSGARVVPILTNQSYHYYERILHSINGVVAPGGSNEIQPGCPYYDTFVTIIKIAEQMNNKGIYFPIMGMCWGFEALFTIYNNHKLLQTSCDAYHQNYALHFEPKFTQSLLFSNIDHQTYVRLKYFPITAHAHDWCTTQRNFTNSRLSKYWKVTSTSVTSRGLKFISSAEHKKYPFIALQFHPEKPTFEWEEWLNLPHNHVVVQANRHFYDVLVKLAKLNNNKFRTEKEEKDALIYNYRPFYPVTKPAIFTQVYIFN